Part of the Nicotiana tabacum cultivar K326 chromosome 20, ASM71507v2, whole genome shotgun sequence genome, CTTAGGTCCTCATGTAAGTGAAAAACAACGAATTTAACAAAATCTGCCACCTGACACTGAAAGACCTCACCTGACACTGAAAGACCTCATAAGCAATATACGAAAAGCTGAATCAAGATTGAAGTTACAAGTACATGAAAAGCCAGTAATATTGGACTCGGGGGACCACCATTGTGATTCTGGATTTTTTATGATGGTAACAGGCATGGTTGTTAAATGCAAATTTATTGAGTTGTGGGTCAAGAACACCTTACAACAGcagaaataacaacaattatGCCTCGATCCCGAACAAGTCAGATCAGCTATATGAATCTTCGTTGTCAATGCTGTTCCATTTAGCTCGTCTAAGTCCAATCAGCAATTAGAGCAGAAGTAGATTTATAAAGCAGCCTTGTTCTGCTACTCTTCTCCGAGAAAACTAACTCCTTGAGTGCTTCATATGGTTTTGGCATTTCCATGGTGCAGGCCAGAAGCTCAAAGACAAGTAGTTCATTGACCAGCCATGAATACTTATCAATTTAAGAGCATAGTCAACACTCAACACATGTCCATGATTGCTTTACATTTGGCTGGAAATTGCTCCAGTAACAGCAGACCTTAAGCAAAGCAGATCACGAGAGCTCTTGATATATCCTTTCAGTTCTTGTCCTCGACTAAGCTTGCACTTGGCCATGATTTTGAGGTACACTGCCAGCTGAATACTCCTTTACATGTCCCCACTTCCCTCACAACGAAAACGAAGAAAGATTTTTCGTCATGCAGCAAATGGGTCTCCAAAGGAATTAGAATTTGGTCCACACTACTTCATGATGAAAAATATTGGTTTCAACTAGGCGTATCACATCTCACATTCACaatctatgttgctcggactctccgaaaatatTGCCGgttgtcggatcctccaaaaatagtgcattttttggaggatccgacacgatTGCGGCATCATTTTGGAGAGTCTACGCAACATAGCTCACAATTGCCAAAGACAAAAGTCTGGGCCAACAGGAAAAATAAAACCATCCAGTGCAAGTAGTGATCATACTCTGAAGGCTCAACAAAGCAACCCACCTCAACCAACACTTTCAAGCGACAAACACGGATCCAGTCCTTCCAGTCTTTGTCCAACAATAAAAGCATGCACTTTGTCTTGAATTTGAACCCAACTGCATCCAGGGTTTTTCTTCACACCCCTCAACTTCATCAATTCTCTGATCCTATCAGCTTCACCCCACCGGCCTGCTTCAGCATACATATTTGAGAGCAGAGCATAGTACCCAGGATGCTCTGGCTGCAGCTCAAGTAAGTGCTCAGCTGCCCAAGAACCCAAGTCCACATTTCCGTGGAGTCGGCATGCTCCAAGGAGTGCAGCCCAAATATTGGCATCTGGTTTATATGGTAGACCAGTAATAAGGTTAATGGCCTCCTCCATAAGCCCCGAACGACCAAGAAGATCAACCATGCAAGCATAGTGCATCTGTGATGGTTCAATGTTATGAGCAAGCATGTCATTAAAGTATTTCTTCCCCCTATCAACTAGTCCTCCGTGACTACATGCTGATAGAACTGCAATATAGGAGACTGAATCGTGTTCAATACCATCCTCTCGCATGGCTTCAAACATATCAATTGCAGTATGTAAATCGCCAAGCATCCCATACCCTAAAATCATAGTATTCCATGATGCTACATCCCTGTTCTCAATCTTGTCAAATATCTTCTGGGAAAGATCAATCCGTCCACATTTGgtataaaaatccaaaagagaATTTGAAACGAAGAGATGTTCATGAAACAATCTTCTCACTGCAAATGCATGAATTTCCTTTCCTTGTTTAATCGCGGAAATAGTTGCACATGCTGAGAGAACTCCAACAAAGGAAACTGTGTCATGCTTCAACCCTGTCATCACCATTTCAGAGAACAGTACAAGAGACTTGGAGCAATAACTTGTCTGTGAATTACCAACAATGAGTATATTGTAAGATACCTCATCTCTAAGAGACGTGTCAAACACATTTTGGGCCAGATTAAGGCAACCACATTTTGCATACATATCGGTTATAGCATTTGAGACGAAGAGATCAATGACAGACCCGTTCCTTATTGACCTGGCATGTATCTCCTTTCCTGAACGAAGACAACCAATTCGTGCACATGCAGGAAGAACATTTGTCAGCGTGACAGATGTTGGAGTTTCACCACAAGATTGCATTTCCCTAAAAAGTCCTATAGCCTCTAACTCAAGCTTATTTTGAGCAAAATTTGCAACCATTGTATTCCACGACACAACATTTCTAATACCCATTTTGTGGAACACGGCAGATGCTTGAGCTGCACGCCCCAATTTTGCATACATATCAATCAAGGCATTCGCAACAAAGACATCACACTCTAAACCTGTCCTTAGACAAAAACCATGAACTTCTTTTCCCCTACTAAATTCGCCAAGTTCAACCAAGACCGGTAGCAAACTTGAAACTGTAGTCGAATTTACTTTCCAACCTTCATTAATCATAAACCTGAAACTTTCCAATGCATGGTTATTAAACACATTATGAGCAAAAGTACCAATCATTGTATTCCAAGAAACCTCATTCCTTTCAACCATCTCATCAAAAACTCGTCTTGACGACTCAACATTTAAGCACTTCCCGTATGCATCAACAAACGCATTCCCAACAGTCACTTGACAGTCTAAACCTACTTTGATCACATAACAATGAATCTCACTAACAACCATCACATCTTCCAACACTGCACAAACAGGCAATACACTCACAATGCTTACCTCATTGGGCTTAAACTCGGACCACAAACCCATCTTTCTAAACATCCCAATAGCttcaaaataacacccattaTCCGAAAACACCCGAATAATACTGTTCCACGAAATCAAATCCCTTTCAGGCATTTCTTCAAACACTTTTCGCGCACCCACCAAATCACCAAAATTCCCATAAAACAAAGTCAGCGTATTATTCACAAACACATCATAATCAAAACCAGATTTCACCACCAATCCATGAACTTCCAACCCTTTTTTAACCTCCATAAAATCCGAACAAAGCTTAATCACAAAAGGGAACGTATGATCATCCGACTTTACGCCACTTCTTAACATCCCATTATAAATCTCAAACCCACTATAATCCGCAACACCCATAATCACTTGAGCTCGAATAAGTGTATTGTAAAGAAACGCAGAACGTGAAAAAGGGAGACTTTGATCGAACAGTGTCCGTATGATTCTTGGGTCTGATGAAAAGGCGGCGTAACGGAGAATGACAGTGGAAGAAATGGAAATGCTGATAGGGAGAAGGCCATGAGTAATGGCGACGGCGTGGGCTTGTTGGGTTTGAAGGAGGGATTTTGTTGTGGAACATAAAGAGAGAAGATCTTGTGGGTTTTTCTGTTGAGTGCATTGTTGTGATTGTGAAATGGGGAATGAAAATTTTGGCGATGATTGAGTAGTGAGAGTTTGTAGAGGTTTTGTTGTGGTGAGAAGAAGATGGGAAGAAGCTATACGAGAAATGCGAGCATGGTTGAACATAGATTTAGTACTGAGGAAAATAGAAGCAGCTCATTCACAGGGTCACAGCCAAAATAAATACGACTGACCAAACTGTGGTATCTAAACAGGCCCTCAAACTTGGCTTAAGTTGGCAATTATGCCCTCTAATTTTGGGTGTGCACAAATAGGCACCTCAACTAGCATAAAATTGAATATGTAAACGCAAATGCTGATGTAGCATTTGTGACATATAAATTTCGAAGTCTAGATGATCATTTTGTAAATTGAAATTTTCAACTGATAAAGTGGAGACAAGTTGAGGTGTCTACTTGTACACACCCGAAATGAAAGAGCATACGTGCCAAACTGGGACTTAGTTTGAGGgcttatatatgtattatgcCAATAATTTGtgtaatattttatataaataaagTGTGAAATAAGAAAATGTATATTAACAACATAAAGCTACTTCTTGAATTTAATATCATGATCTTTAGAATAGCAATCTCTTTATTATTACTCATTTCATAAAATTCATATTCATAATTCACAAGTGATATTTGATAGTTTATTATACCTTTCTCAGCCCTTGCTAAGATAAGTGTAGTATCGATTTGATatcttatactccctccgttcatttttacttggcacgttttgacttttcacgccctttaagaaataataaatgaagtacaTATTTTACCATGATACTCATGTTAaatgatgcatattttattggatttgagaaaatgatttgaaatgagtaataaatattgtgggtataacaggaaaaaaatttatcttctcttgatatgcgtaaagtgacaagtaaaaatgaaaatctatttttagtatacatgccaAATATAAATGAACGGATGTAATATGCTTATATGTGGGTCATCGACTCACATAATATTAACTTAATTTTTTAAGGAAGATCCATCAGATAGCTTGCTACCCGGGCCTATAGGCGTCACCCAGGCAATGCAATACAACCCAGGTGCACCCCTCCAAAGAAAAACGATACAAAGATATTTAAAAGTAATTCACATAATTTGCATCTCGTTTTATATTTTAAGCAAATAATACTTATTATGTTTCAATTTACGTTAACTTATTTCATTTTTAGTTCGTGCCAAAGAGAATAACTTCTtttcatatttgaaaataatttacttttattCAATGATTTATATCCGTACTATATACGcacaaaatatatatgtattaatCCTTATTATACTATAAGTTCAAAcgtattccttttttttttcttaaactcaaaTTCCTCttattaatagcctgtttggccaaacttctttttggccaaaagtgttttttttttgggccaaaagcacttttggccaaaactTGAGGTGCTTGGCCaaacttttggaaggaaaaaagtgcttttgaggagaagaagaaacagaaaaaaagtAATCCAAAAACACCTTTtttagaagcacttttgagaaaaatacacttagaagcagttttttaaaacttgaccaaatactaattgctgctcagaagtacttttcaaactgattagccaaacacaaactgcttctcaccaaaagtacttttgaaaaaaagcacttctcaaaataaactgatttttacggcttggccaaacaggctataataAGGGACAGTTGAGGAGCTTGGGGTCGTCGGGGCATTTTCGGAAGAGTGCAAATATTTTGGCCTAACCTACCTTAATTTTGACACGTTCCCTTACACCGCTCAAACAACGAATATCTACATCTCCAGCTTTGCACATCCTCGCTATTCTTCCTCTAAATTTTCCCAGCTGCTCAACTCCTCTTCAAATTTCCTTTGTCTCTCTTCCTGCATAGCTTATTCGCATTCGTTGTACAGTTACAGGGTAAGTTTTGCTTTCTTATTTCCTGATTTTCGGAATAGCTGTTTGATCatacccaactatgccttataaaaaggacacgcggacgttgcaaatataatttgAGTATTTAGCCtagagtcgaacccacaaggaattaacctatcaattactctcgttaaacttatgaaattctactTAATCAACTCCCCAAACGTTGTGAATAACAATTGAGGATGTTTCTACTAACTAAGACTGACTGTAAGTAAGCAAATaaagactaactatgattaagttgtaaacaattaagagaagaatctaaggttatgattttccctattgatggaatcccttccggttatgtttcatatagattCACCTAAtcatctctatcaatcatgagcactcttattaccgtaaatctctcccgagtaatcacaataatttactagacgcactctcctaAGATACGCTAGCTAGCTTtgtttattacagctcactttagattgcacccaaggcttcgttatccctaatcccgcctttaaaccctcagttattgatccctcatatactgtgggagtggtgttgttcaactattacctaaatatgcattctctcccgagttatgcacactaaataggcacagctaattaaggatcctatcaattaactacaacaaacacaTAGTttaacaaatagagattaaactaggcaaactatattaacatgacaagaagttcatccttcaataggctCCATCAAAAACTTAGACtaaaatatttagctactcatactagtgttcatcatAACAATATTCAAATTCATCACAAATcgtaaaaacaaaaggaagaaaggaagaactcgATGTTGAATTATCCTCCTTGCCTATTACCTCTCCTTGCCAACCTTGATAATCAATCTTTTGGGGGAGCTGGACCATCTGTAGGTTAAGTGGATTTACTCCCGAACTTCCAAGTTTACTCCTGAAATTTAATTTTCCGGAACTGGGCTAGCGCGGTCGTGCTAATGGACGCGCTAGTGACCGCGCATATGCCCTATCATTCTGCCTCGACTATCTgggctagcgcggtcgcgctagtgACCGCGCTAGTCCTGGTCTTCATTTCATCTCTTCTTTTTCTCGTCTTCCCACGTACTCAGCTCCTAGGGGCTTTTCTTGAATTTAGCTCCACTCACAGCTTTAAGTCCTCATACGTGCGACTCACTCCTGCAACGTgtgaaattcacaattagagccaattTATCATCATTTAACTATATTATCACAGTGAAACATAATCAAGTTGGGGCATAAACAATCGCCAAATTAtataaatctagcctattatcaacaccccacacttaaatcattgctagtcctcgagcaatccaccacactctatATAGGTTCCTTCACTAAGCATTATTTCCTAACACATCACACAAAGAACAAATCACATAAGTTATGCCTAGTAGTAAACAATCTTTGCCTCAAAAGTCGACTCTCACATGCCGTGCATTATTCATACTTACTCAAATTACTCTACACAGAAGTCAGGACTTGCCTTTCCTTCttgaatcacatgccctcacatcacacaagagagtagttccacatataacgacttcaagaacaattaggaacttagataaacaaaattcgctcactctcaaaaaggacattcacatgccacaaagatgtaccataggcttgcccgtagtgtattactctactaatcgagcctgctcagtctaagatcaataggatttcacttggttgtaatgtaggctaagagacgggtaggatatatttagatatagtgactgacctccctaagcacttttaatataATTACATTAACCTTCAAAACCATACTTATGTCAACCAAATACTCCACCACTTTTTATTTATAACATCCCAATCCATTAGGTGCAGTTGTAACAACCACCACTTATAGATTACTACAtttactctctttttttctcGTGGTGCTTATTCTTTTACTTTTCCAAATACTGCACCTTTTCTCTATTTCAacggttccactcaaaaaccaaaccaccaccccacacttttgcTTTTGCATAATTTCAATACCATTCAAGTGCTTATGAGAGGTAAAGGGGTTCAAACAGATGTccattcaaacaattgggtaaggttcgcaatgtggttgccaaagaaacaggattatatGCTTAACGGGGTTGACTACGATGTGCTACTGTTAGGTGGGTTTACTTTATatgtctggctcaacaaagaaatgcctatatcacctTTAAGACTGAatgaaactactatttcgctttgcaaacacacggggcaagttctaggcatcaaatgtgaatcatgaaataagtataactcacacacacatggcatatgactcactCCAGATTGGCTTATCAAGACACTCTCTTATGAGTATTTAAGTCAGTGACAAACATACAATATAAGGCACTTT contains:
- the LOC107824841 gene encoding putative pentatricopeptide repeat-containing protein At1g69350, mitochondrial codes for the protein MFNHARISRIASSHLLLTTTKPLQTLTTQSSPKFSFPISQSQQCTQQKNPQDLLSLCSTTKSLLQTQQAHAVAITHGLLPISISISSTVILRYAAFSSDPRIIRTLFDQSLPFSRSAFLYNTLIRAQVIMGVADYSGFEIYNGMLRSGVKSDDHTFPFVIKLCSDFMEVKKGLEVHGLVVKSGFDYDVFVNNTLTLFYGNFGDLVGARKVFEEMPERDLISWNSIIRVFSDNGCYFEAIGMFRKMGLWSEFKPNEVSIVSVLPVCAVLEDVMVVSEIHCYVIKVGLDCQVTVGNAFVDAYGKCLNVESSRRVFDEMVERNEVSWNTMIGTFAHNVFNNHALESFRFMINEGWKVNSTTVSSLLPVLVELGEFSRGKEVHGFCLRTGLECDVFVANALIDMYAKLGRAAQASAVFHKMGIRNVVSWNTMVANFAQNKLELEAIGLFREMQSCGETPTSVTLTNVLPACARIGCLRSGKEIHARSIRNGSVIDLFVSNAITDMYAKCGCLNLAQNVFDTSLRDEVSYNILIVGNSQTSYCSKSLVLFSEMVMTGLKHDTVSFVGVLSACATISAIKQGKEIHAFAVRRLFHEHLFVSNSLLDFYTKCGRIDLSQKIFDKIENRDVASWNTMILGYGMLGDLHTAIDMFEAMREDGIEHDSVSYIAVLSACSHGGLVDRGKKYFNDMLAHNIEPSQMHYACMVDLLGRSGLMEEAINLITGLPYKPDANIWAALLGACRLHGNVDLGSWAAEHLLELQPEHPGYYALLSNMYAEAGRWGEADRIRELMKLRGVKKNPGCSWVQIQDKVHAFIVGQRLEGLDPCLSLESVG